In Myxococcus stipitatus, a single window of DNA contains:
- a CDS encoding HEAT repeat domain-containing protein produces MSVLAIGNVEKLRAVAANARVLLVAGARASAPSRVTAYEPGTNKVLWTTELPSAVHALALSGERFAAAGANGTLTFGALSDGKVQAQVEDAHAGGVTALTNAPDGKRLYSAGADGALRAWEWESAGKVHDFKASTQPLRAVAVDPTNTYAATAGDDGVVRSFTLASGARRDMAGHEGAVRALAFTPRDGRLVSAGDDGKLRVWYLVGAVEFETRGDKDSGHAGSVLALFFPPTPEAQGDEEPADRVWSAGGDGKVKVWRLDERRKPRTLDCGGKPVNALAFMPPANPRQARTTQGFVVTAGEDRRVFRFGLALDGKPGDDQDTSQHAFDQFTEALKGNRARRETVVREAVVLEEPEALEFLLQVLSTDKEAEVRRQAARELGLKGRVGARAKLRERLDDDHPQVRAEALKALETLETESPLAAPRAALESRFVDMRVAGVRKLGKLGGASPLVPGLIASKLGETEAAVGLAALDALVAVSPAGDTEPLRTAFERGQARLRAEVLVRLAWAGQLGHPQVQPLVARALDDADADVRGVAFTIRVMERRALAHLLESRDEDFARAAKDVARRVATRARQGQTTSALTDDELRAAREALPAQGAVGAALTEADLEPLLAAMACRTPDTAVRGARGLAQLGDARALGALLQLSREPEAAIRRQAAASLQALQDARARERLVWMLDDADGDVRATALDAVVALDVDAPLSSAEAALRSGHEDIRVRGLDRLVKLGAAAQGAEPLLGDALEDESAKVRGEAFRTLWAWNEKAPEKALDRALAGRFPDLRGRAVEVLSQRGDEGWAHERLKKAVEDRDAGVATAAYEAWVKQAGKEKPEPHLAALASTHAALRVKGAKGAVDAPADAVRSPLLKRVQDEEVDVAVAALEALDKLVPGENGPLLAGIAAGALPVRVRAAELLAPRGAEDIIEPMRGLITDKDLERLYAPGFLIPLRIRAARALATLGSRRLLSFFATVLLPSELGDLQEQGARGLATACRRGDEGYLLDALGHANVAVRSWGADGLSRLGDARALPVLTGNLRHEHLPIRLGAILSFAALGSAGDGGLLHGLEDAAREVQEMVFSIVLARDLRANRRGEPPDLLTSALSSGRPEVRYAAARALELRTEPDAYRANLVEGLLPPRPEKAGDMKEWPAEEDRARRMVGLAEALSSDQPEQRYAAAQVLLLRNKPLDYFREARKVARPSTLDAPWKPETAPGASPVQATPAKSWLRRIFSAVKPGAAEPSLDASVQAERQHLRRLAFGAYVGLLRQVSAGDDEGHRVRRDAVDRVVKLTQEGYAGTPAAVAALLRALEDPHQLVRKAALAGLKELFPAGSDEPLALALASLAPDVARAALDELATRKDAARPRIAAALNSPLPDVRHYAFELLEKLSPAGSLEPLLAALGSEHADLRVGVIERLAGANDSRVTEALGRAMASEHEDLRLRAAELLSWRGDDRAVEVLASFLRSETSAIQKRAMEGLARLATPAAVAALGARLGAATDPHERQKLVGALGRTRRAEALDVLSRRCHEDDTGAVRVACVAAAVVIAGEDVKKRDAALAVRFLRAAVKAQDVAVRLAALKELEHGAEAGQSELLVGLFSDRDAAVRAEAVELYSRRVVEHGAPVAPLEEVLRGGARELMLPAAEGVAVKGGVSALRPLLLYARAGEDGQRERALRALGTLGDARALSELETVAAGGTPEAPTEPSMVWAAIEGLGRLAPKLPEGEDRRRVEEKVEAAAVEGATSELQEAGVKGLRAMGGERARVKLEALLTDTGTDSDVRLTVARELGKLKDPEAEAALAATLDDDDDELRQEARKALDALFPKERTRVEFLAVASTYADISEPAATYLANEGDPALLVPRLATLANVELRLRLRRGLARRGALPVPEVVALLGHDKPEAREEAALLVGTWTGEPREPGKVDVAAVSRALVTAERRTASEWASTPAHKRAPLATAWERLLWAGSRLGAEGLADSARAILEGGGAVAPAPVRHEAARALGRLGTTGGTVTFVGQAPVAALARDAERAAAVRALRGALGDVDAWVRAAVADTLSRLAPEQAATWALEQKPFDPVAPGPTAAKVPASALTTSEGRRLATPHLLATARLAPLKDAADSVKPEARQELWAAMGRLGTDEAAKLLHAAAFDKSHSVELRKAAWRAHKRARRALERAARNRKEGNPS; encoded by the coding sequence ATGTCCGTCCTCGCCATCGGCAACGTCGAGAAGCTCCGAGCCGTCGCCGCCAATGCCCGGGTGCTGCTGGTCGCCGGCGCGCGCGCGTCCGCCCCAAGCCGCGTCACCGCGTACGAGCCCGGCACCAACAAGGTGCTGTGGACCACCGAGCTGCCCTCCGCCGTCCACGCTTTGGCCCTGTCCGGCGAGCGCTTCGCCGCCGCGGGCGCCAACGGCACGTTGACCTTCGGCGCCCTCTCCGACGGCAAGGTGCAGGCGCAGGTGGAGGACGCGCACGCGGGGGGCGTCACCGCGCTCACCAACGCGCCGGACGGCAAGCGGCTCTACAGCGCGGGCGCCGACGGCGCGCTGCGCGCGTGGGAGTGGGAGTCCGCGGGCAAGGTCCACGACTTCAAGGCCAGCACCCAGCCGCTGCGCGCGGTGGCCGTCGACCCGACGAACACCTACGCGGCCACGGCCGGCGACGACGGCGTGGTGCGCTCCTTCACGCTGGCGTCCGGTGCGCGCCGCGACATGGCGGGCCACGAGGGCGCGGTGCGCGCGCTCGCCTTCACCCCGCGCGACGGGCGTCTGGTCTCCGCGGGCGACGACGGCAAGCTGCGCGTCTGGTACCTCGTGGGAGCGGTGGAGTTCGAGACGCGCGGCGACAAGGACTCCGGCCACGCGGGCTCCGTGCTGGCCCTGTTCTTCCCGCCCACGCCCGAGGCGCAGGGCGACGAGGAGCCCGCGGACCGCGTCTGGTCCGCCGGCGGCGACGGCAAGGTGAAGGTGTGGCGGCTGGACGAGCGCCGCAAGCCGCGCACGCTGGACTGCGGCGGCAAGCCGGTCAACGCGCTCGCCTTCATGCCGCCGGCCAACCCCCGGCAGGCGCGCACGACCCAGGGCTTCGTCGTCACCGCGGGCGAGGACCGGCGCGTCTTCCGCTTCGGCCTGGCGCTGGACGGCAAGCCCGGGGACGACCAGGACACCTCGCAGCACGCCTTCGACCAGTTCACGGAGGCGCTCAAGGGCAACCGCGCCCGCCGCGAGACGGTGGTGCGCGAGGCGGTGGTGCTGGAGGAGCCGGAGGCCTTGGAGTTCCTCCTCCAGGTGCTGTCCACGGACAAGGAGGCGGAGGTCCGCCGGCAGGCCGCGCGCGAGCTGGGCCTGAAGGGTCGTGTGGGGGCTCGGGCGAAGCTGCGCGAGCGGCTGGACGACGACCACCCGCAGGTGCGCGCCGAGGCCCTCAAGGCGCTGGAGACGCTGGAGACGGAGTCCCCGCTGGCCGCGCCCCGCGCCGCGCTCGAGTCGCGCTTCGTGGACATGCGCGTGGCGGGCGTGCGCAAGCTGGGGAAGCTGGGCGGCGCGTCGCCGCTGGTGCCCGGCCTCATCGCCAGCAAGCTGGGGGAGACCGAGGCCGCCGTGGGGCTGGCCGCGCTGGACGCCCTCGTCGCCGTGTCGCCGGCCGGGGACACGGAGCCCCTGCGCACCGCCTTCGAGCGCGGGCAGGCGCGGCTGCGCGCGGAGGTGCTGGTGCGCCTGGCCTGGGCGGGCCAGCTGGGCCACCCGCAGGTGCAGCCGCTCGTGGCGCGCGCCCTGGACGACGCCGACGCGGACGTGCGCGGCGTGGCCTTCACCATCCGCGTGATGGAGCGCCGCGCGCTGGCGCACCTGTTGGAGTCGCGCGACGAGGACTTCGCCCGCGCCGCCAAGGACGTGGCCCGCCGGGTGGCCACCCGCGCCCGCCAGGGCCAGACGACCTCCGCCCTCACGGACGACGAGCTTCGCGCCGCGCGCGAGGCCCTGCCCGCGCAGGGCGCCGTGGGCGCCGCGCTGACGGAGGCGGACCTGGAGCCGCTGCTGGCCGCCATGGCCTGCCGCACGCCTGACACGGCCGTCCGGGGCGCGCGAGGCCTGGCGCAGCTGGGTGACGCCCGGGCCCTGGGCGCGCTGCTGCAGCTGTCCCGCGAACCGGAGGCCGCCATCCGCCGGCAGGCCGCCGCCTCGCTCCAGGCGCTCCAGGACGCGCGCGCCCGCGAGCGGCTGGTGTGGATGCTGGACGACGCGGACGGCGACGTGCGCGCCACCGCCCTGGACGCGGTGGTGGCGCTGGACGTGGACGCGCCCCTGTCCTCCGCCGAGGCGGCCCTGCGCTCCGGCCACGAGGACATCCGCGTGCGCGGCCTGGACCGGCTGGTGAAGCTGGGCGCGGCGGCGCAGGGCGCGGAGCCGCTGCTGGGCGACGCGCTGGAGGACGAGTCCGCCAAGGTGCGCGGCGAGGCGTTCCGCACGCTGTGGGCGTGGAACGAGAAGGCCCCGGAGAAGGCGCTGGACCGCGCCCTGGCCGGCCGCTTCCCGGACCTGCGCGGGCGCGCGGTGGAGGTGCTCTCCCAGCGCGGCGACGAGGGCTGGGCCCACGAGCGGCTGAAGAAGGCCGTGGAGGACCGCGACGCGGGCGTGGCCACCGCCGCCTACGAGGCGTGGGTGAAGCAGGCGGGCAAGGAGAAGCCGGAGCCCCACCTGGCGGCCCTGGCCTCCACGCACGCGGCGCTGAGGGTCAAGGGCGCCAAGGGCGCGGTGGACGCGCCGGCGGACGCCGTGCGCTCGCCGCTGCTCAAGCGCGTGCAGGACGAGGAGGTGGACGTCGCCGTCGCCGCGCTGGAGGCGCTGGACAAGCTGGTGCCCGGGGAGAACGGGCCGCTGCTCGCCGGCATCGCCGCGGGCGCGCTGCCGGTGCGCGTGCGCGCCGCGGAGCTGCTCGCCCCGCGCGGCGCCGAGGACATCATCGAGCCGATGCGCGGGCTCATCACGGACAAGGACCTGGAGCGGCTGTACGCCCCCGGCTTCCTCATCCCCCTGCGCATCCGCGCCGCGCGCGCGCTGGCCACGCTGGGCTCGCGCCGGCTGCTGTCGTTCTTCGCCACGGTGCTGCTGCCCAGCGAGCTGGGGGATTTGCAGGAGCAGGGCGCGCGGGGCCTGGCCACCGCCTGCCGCCGGGGCGACGAGGGCTACCTGCTGGACGCGCTCGGCCACGCCAACGTGGCGGTGCGCTCGTGGGGCGCGGACGGCCTGTCCCGCCTGGGTGACGCGCGCGCGCTGCCGGTGCTCACCGGGAACCTGCGCCACGAGCACCTGCCCATCCGCCTGGGCGCCATCCTCTCCTTCGCGGCCCTGGGCTCCGCGGGCGACGGCGGCCTGCTGCACGGCCTGGAGGACGCCGCGCGCGAGGTGCAGGAGATGGTGTTCTCCATCGTCCTGGCCCGCGACCTGCGCGCCAACCGTCGCGGCGAGCCGCCCGACCTGCTCACCAGCGCGCTGTCCAGCGGCAGGCCGGAGGTGCGCTACGCGGCGGCCCGCGCGCTGGAGCTGCGCACGGAGCCGGACGCGTACCGCGCCAACCTGGTCGAGGGCCTGCTGCCGCCCCGGCCGGAGAAGGCCGGCGACATGAAGGAGTGGCCCGCCGAGGAGGACCGCGCCAGACGCATGGTGGGGCTCGCGGAGGCCCTCTCCAGCGACCAGCCCGAGCAGCGCTACGCGGCGGCCCAGGTGCTGCTGTTGCGCAACAAGCCGCTCGACTACTTCCGCGAGGCGAGGAAGGTCGCCCGCCCGAGCACGCTGGACGCCCCGTGGAAGCCGGAGACGGCGCCCGGCGCCTCGCCCGTGCAGGCCACCCCCGCGAAGAGCTGGCTGCGCCGCATCTTCTCCGCGGTGAAGCCGGGCGCGGCCGAGCCCTCCCTGGACGCCTCCGTCCAGGCGGAGCGGCAGCACCTGCGCCGGCTGGCGTTCGGCGCGTACGTGGGCCTGCTGCGGCAGGTGTCCGCCGGTGACGACGAGGGCCACCGCGTGCGCCGCGACGCCGTGGACCGCGTGGTGAAGCTCACCCAGGAGGGCTACGCCGGCACGCCCGCCGCCGTGGCCGCGCTGCTGCGCGCCCTGGAGGACCCGCACCAGCTGGTGCGCAAGGCGGCGCTGGCCGGACTCAAGGAACTGTTCCCCGCCGGCAGCGACGAGCCGCTGGCGCTGGCGCTCGCCTCGCTGGCGCCGGACGTCGCCCGCGCCGCGCTGGACGAGCTGGCCACGCGCAAGGACGCGGCCCGGCCGCGCATCGCCGCCGCGCTCAACTCGCCGCTGCCGGACGTGCGCCACTACGCCTTCGAGCTCCTGGAGAAGCTCAGCCCGGCCGGCAGCCTGGAGCCGCTGCTGGCCGCGCTGGGCAGCGAGCACGCCGACCTGCGCGTGGGCGTCATCGAGCGGCTGGCGGGCGCCAACGACTCGCGCGTCACGGAGGCGCTGGGCCGGGCCATGGCCAGCGAGCACGAGGACCTGCGCCTGCGCGCCGCGGAGCTGCTGTCGTGGCGCGGGGACGACCGCGCGGTGGAGGTGCTGGCCAGCTTCCTGCGCTCGGAGACGTCCGCCATCCAGAAGCGCGCCATGGAGGGACTGGCGCGCCTGGCCACCCCCGCCGCCGTGGCCGCCCTGGGCGCGCGCCTGGGGGCCGCCACGGACCCCCACGAGCGCCAGAAGCTGGTGGGCGCCCTGGGCCGCACGCGCCGCGCGGAGGCGCTCGACGTGCTGTCGCGCCGCTGCCACGAGGACGACACCGGCGCGGTGCGCGTGGCCTGCGTCGCCGCCGCAGTGGTCATCGCCGGCGAGGACGTGAAGAAGCGCGACGCGGCCCTGGCCGTGCGATTCCTGCGCGCGGCGGTGAAGGCCCAGGACGTGGCGGTGCGGCTGGCCGCCCTGAAGGAGCTGGAGCACGGCGCCGAGGCGGGCCAGTCCGAGCTGCTGGTGGGCCTGTTCTCGGACCGCGACGCGGCGGTGCGCGCGGAGGCGGTGGAGCTGTACTCCCGGCGCGTCGTCGAGCACGGCGCCCCGGTGGCCCCGCTGGAGGAGGTGCTGCGCGGCGGCGCCCGCGAATTGATGCTGCCGGCCGCCGAGGGCGTGGCCGTCAAGGGCGGCGTCAGCGCGCTGCGGCCCCTGCTGCTGTACGCCCGCGCGGGCGAGGACGGCCAGCGCGAGCGGGCGCTGCGCGCGCTGGGCACGCTGGGCGACGCGCGCGCCCTGTCGGAGCTGGAGACGGTGGCCGCGGGCGGCACGCCGGAGGCCCCCACCGAGCCGTCCATGGTGTGGGCCGCCATCGAGGGCCTGGGCCGGCTGGCCCCGAAGCTGCCCGAGGGCGAGGACCGCCGCCGGGTGGAGGAGAAGGTGGAGGCCGCCGCCGTGGAGGGCGCCACCTCCGAGCTGCAGGAAGCGGGCGTGAAGGGCCTGCGCGCCATGGGCGGCGAGCGCGCGCGCGTGAAGCTGGAGGCCCTGCTCACCGACACGGGCACCGACTCCGACGTCCGGCTGACCGTCGCCCGGGAGCTGGGCAAGCTGAAGGACCCGGAGGCCGAGGCCGCGCTGGCCGCCACGCTCGACGACGATGACGACGAGCTGAGGCAGGAAGCCCGCAAGGCCCTGGACGCGCTGTTCCCCAAGGAGCGCACGCGGGTGGAGTTCCTGGCCGTGGCCAGCACCTACGCGGACATCTCCGAGCCGGCCGCGACCTACCTCGCCAACGAGGGCGACCCGGCGCTGCTGGTGCCCCGGCTGGCCACGCTCGCCAACGTGGAGCTGCGGCTGCGCCTGCGCCGGGGCCTCGCGCGCCGCGGCGCCCTGCCCGTGCCGGAGGTCGTCGCGCTGCTGGGCCACGACAAGCCGGAGGCCCGCGAGGAGGCGGCGCTGCTGGTGGGCACGTGGACCGGTGAGCCGCGCGAGCCGGGCAAGGTGGACGTGGCCGCCGTGTCCCGCGCGCTGGTGACGGCCGAGCGCCGCACCGCCAGCGAGTGGGCGTCGACGCCCGCGCACAAGCGCGCCCCGCTCGCCACCGCGTGGGAGCGGCTCTTGTGGGCCGGCTCGCGCCTGGGCGCGGAGGGCCTGGCGGACTCGGCGCGCGCCATCCTCGAGGGCGGTGGGGCGGTGGCCCCCGCGCCCGTGCGCCACGAGGCGGCGCGCGCCCTGGGCAGGCTGGGGACGACGGGCGGCACGGTGACGTTCGTCGGCCAGGCCCCCGTCGCCGCGCTGGCGCGGGACGCCGAGCGCGCCGCCGCGGTGCGGGCCCTGCGCGGCGCGCTGGGTGACGTGGACGCCTGGGTGCGCGCGGCGGTGGCGGACACGCTGTCGCGGCTCGCCCCCGAGCAGGCGGCCACCTGGGCGCTGGAGCAGAAGCCCTTCGACCCGGTGGCCCCGGGGCCCACGGCGGCGAAGGTGCCCGCCTCCGCGCTCACCACCTCCGAGGGCCGTCGCCTCGCCACGCCGCACCTGCTGGCCACCGCCCGGCTCGCCCCGCTGAAGGACGCGGCGGACAGCGTGAAGCCGGAGGCGCGGCAGGAGCTGTGGGCCGCCATGGGCCGGCTGGGCACGGACGAGGCGGCGAAGCTGCTGCACGCGGCCGCCTTCGACAAGTCTCACTCCGTGGAGCTGCGCAAGGCCGCCTGGCGCGCCCACAAACGCGCCAGGCGCGCCCTCGAGCGCGCCGCCCGGAACCGGAAGGAAGGGAACCCGTCGTGA